In Phormidium yuhuli AB48, one genomic interval encodes:
- a CDS encoding Hsp70 family protein: MTIAIDFGTTNTVIARWNAATEQPEVVSLPGLSRHSSNSPPVIPSLVYVEDARAGAIAAGQQVRDRGLDLKGDSRFFQSFKRGIGSPVQGFLPHLDGVSIQFEQVGAWFLQHLLSTLTQVPLPLDSLILTVPVDSFETYRHWLGSVVESPQLPQKIEQVRLLDEPTAAALGYGVAAADLLLVIDFGGGTLDMSLVELSRRVTPGRNPLGFILKWGDKSFREESGQKLETANVIAKAGQNLGGTDIDNWLLDHVAKSHGLPKTPLTLRLLEKLKIELSSRPQASEVYFNEESFESYDVSLTRSELEEILQQQQFFKRLDESLTQVLQQARRQGLESPDIDAIVLVGGTSQMPAVQGWLQNWFPSQKIRCDRPLDAIAAGALQLTQGIKLTDFLYHGYGIRYWNRRKNAHDWHPIIQPGQPYPLDRPIELSLGASTPEQPKLELVLGEMGAEAPQTEVFFDGDRLITRQVNQDATVIPLNDSDQGRTIATLDPPGSPGSDRIKIQFRIDEKRFLRITVDDLLTSERLIDNQAVVQLS; the protein is encoded by the coding sequence ATGACGATCGCCATTGACTTCGGAACCACCAACACCGTGATTGCCCGTTGGAATGCCGCTACAGAACAGCCAGAGGTAGTCTCTCTACCGGGGCTGAGCCGCCACTCTAGTAACAGTCCTCCAGTGATCCCGAGTTTGGTCTACGTGGAGGATGCTCGGGCGGGGGCGATCGCCGCCGGGCAACAGGTTCGCGATCGGGGCTTAGACTTAAAAGGAGACTCCCGTTTTTTTCAGAGCTTTAAACGAGGCATTGGTTCTCCGGTTCAAGGATTTCTGCCCCATCTCGACGGAGTTTCCATCCAATTTGAACAGGTGGGAGCCTGGTTTCTCCAGCATCTGCTCTCAACGCTGACCCAAGTTCCCCTCCCCCTGGACTCTCTCATCCTCACGGTTCCCGTCGATAGCTTTGAAACCTACCGCCATTGGCTAGGTTCCGTGGTGGAATCCCCGCAACTTCCCCAAAAAATCGAGCAAGTTCGCCTTTTAGACGAACCCACCGCCGCCGCCCTAGGGTACGGTGTAGCAGCAGCTGACCTACTGCTTGTGATTGATTTTGGGGGGGGAACCCTGGATATGTCCCTGGTTGAGTTGAGCCGCCGCGTCACCCCGGGTCGTAATCCCTTGGGCTTTATTCTCAAATGGGGTGATAAATCGTTTCGTGAGGAATCTGGGCAGAAGCTGGAAACCGCTAACGTCATCGCCAAGGCTGGCCAAAACTTAGGAGGGACGGATATCGATAACTGGCTCCTCGATCACGTTGCGAAGAGTCATGGCCTGCCCAAAACCCCTCTGACGCTCCGTTTACTGGAAAAGCTTAAGATTGAGTTATCCTCCCGGCCCCAAGCCAGCGAGGTTTATTTTAATGAAGAGAGCTTTGAGAGTTATGACGTGAGCTTAACACGCTCCGAGTTAGAGGAGATTCTCCAACAGCAGCAGTTTTTCAAACGCCTGGATGAATCCTTGACTCAAGTTCTGCAACAGGCCCGGCGACAGGGGCTAGAAAGCCCAGATATCGATGCGATTGTTCTCGTGGGGGGAACTTCACAAATGCCAGCGGTGCAAGGGTGGCTCCAAAACTGGTTCCCCAGTCAGAAAATTCGCTGCGATCGCCCCTTGGATGCGATCGCAGCCGGTGCTTTACAACTGACTCAGGGGATTAAACTCACAGATTTTCTTTATCACGGTTATGGGATTCGCTACTGGAACCGCCGCAAAAACGCCCATGATTGGCACCCCATCATCCAGCCTGGACAACCCTATCCCCTCGACCGTCCCATTGAACTCTCCCTGGGCGCCTCCACGCCGGAGCAGCCCAAACTGGAGTTAGTCTTAGGGGAGATGGGGGCTGAAGCTCCCCAGACAGAAGTTTTCTTTGATGGCGATCGCCTGATCACCCGCCAGGTCAACCAAGACGCAACGGTGATTCCCCTTAACGACAGTGACCAAGGGCGTACCATTGCCACCCTTGATCCACCGGGGTCTCCAGGGAGCGATCGCATCAAAATTCAGTTTCGCATCGACGAAAAGCGATTTCTACGGATTACCGTTGATGACTTACTCACCTCGGAGCGGCTGATTGACAATCAGGCCGTCGTGCAATTGAGTTAG
- the ilvD gene encoding dihydroxy-acid dehydratase: MSDNLRSHVVTQGSSRTPNRAMLRAVGFGDEDFSKPIIGVANGYSTITPCNMGLDGLAQRAEMGVRQGGGMPQVFGTITISDGISMGTEGMKYSLVSREVIADSIETVCNGQSLDGVLAIGGCDKNMPGAMIAMARLNIPAIFVYGGTIKPGHYNGQDLNVVSAFEAVGQHSAGKIDDAELKEVERNACPGAGSCGGMYTANTMSSAFEAMGMSLMYSSTMAAEDAEKADSTEESGRVLIDAVRQQRLPQQILTRQAFENGIAVIMAVGGSTNSVLHLLAIANAIGVELTLDDFETIRQNVPVLCNLKPSGQYLTVDFHQAGGIPQVMKMLLDHGLLHGDALTITGKTIAEQLADVPSTPPDNQEVIRPWENPVYQQGHLAILKGNLAEEGAVAKISGVKNPKMTGPARVFESEEESLKAILDGKIQTGDILVIRYEGPKGGPGMREMLAPTSAIIGAGLGDSVGLITDGRFSGGTYGMVVGHVAPEAAVGGTIALVEEGDMITIDAYERSLQLHISEAQLSQRRANWTPRAPRYPRGVLGKYAKLVSSSSLGAVTDLPD, from the coding sequence ATGTCCGACAATCTTCGCAGTCACGTCGTCACCCAAGGGAGTTCCCGGACTCCTAACCGAGCCATGTTACGGGCTGTTGGCTTCGGCGACGAGGACTTTTCCAAACCCATTATCGGGGTTGCCAACGGCTACAGTACCATCACCCCCTGCAATATGGGACTCGATGGCCTGGCCCAACGAGCCGAAATGGGGGTTCGCCAAGGGGGGGGAATGCCCCAAGTCTTTGGAACCATCACCATCAGCGATGGCATTTCCATGGGAACCGAAGGAATGAAATACTCCCTCGTCTCCCGCGAGGTCATCGCCGATTCCATTGAAACCGTCTGTAACGGCCAAAGCCTCGACGGAGTCCTGGCCATTGGTGGCTGTGACAAAAATATGCCCGGGGCCATGATTGCCATGGCCCGTCTCAATATCCCCGCGATTTTTGTTTATGGGGGAACCATCAAACCCGGTCATTATAACGGCCAGGACTTAAACGTCGTCAGCGCCTTTGAAGCCGTGGGGCAACATAGCGCCGGCAAAATCGACGATGCGGAACTCAAAGAAGTTGAACGCAATGCCTGTCCAGGGGCCGGGTCCTGTGGGGGGATGTACACCGCCAACACCATGTCCTCTGCTTTTGAAGCTATGGGTATGAGTTTAATGTACTCCTCCACCATGGCCGCCGAAGATGCGGAAAAAGCCGATAGCACGGAAGAATCCGGCAGAGTCCTGATTGATGCGGTTCGTCAGCAGCGACTCCCCCAACAGATCCTGACCCGCCAAGCCTTTGAAAATGGGATCGCCGTCATTATGGCCGTCGGTGGTTCCACCAACTCCGTGTTACACCTACTGGCCATTGCCAACGCCATCGGCGTGGAACTTACCCTAGACGACTTTGAAACTATCCGTCAGAACGTTCCCGTACTGTGCAACCTCAAACCCAGTGGTCAATACCTCACCGTGGACTTCCACCAAGCCGGAGGCATCCCCCAGGTGATGAAAATGCTCCTAGACCATGGCTTACTCCACGGGGACGCCCTCACCATCACTGGCAAAACCATTGCCGAACAATTAGCCGATGTTCCTAGCACTCCCCCCGACAATCAGGAGGTGATTCGTCCCTGGGAGAACCCAGTCTATCAACAGGGTCATTTAGCGATTCTCAAAGGAAACTTAGCCGAAGAAGGGGCAGTCGCCAAAATTAGCGGCGTGAAAAACCCCAAAATGACCGGGCCAGCGCGGGTGTTTGAATCGGAAGAAGAGAGCCTCAAAGCTATCCTCGACGGCAAAATCCAGACCGGGGATATCCTGGTGATTCGCTATGAGGGACCCAAAGGCGGCCCTGGGATGCGGGAAATGCTAGCCCCCACCTCCGCTATCATTGGCGCTGGGTTAGGAGACTCCGTGGGCCTGATTACCGATGGCCGTTTCTCCGGTGGGACCTATGGCATGGTTGTGGGTCACGTGGCCCCGGAAGCGGCTGTGGGAGGGACGATCGCCCTGGTGGAAGAAGGGGATATGATCACCATTGATGCCTATGAGCGATCGCTCCAACTGCATATCTCGGAGGCCCAACTGAGTCAGCGTCGCGCCAACTGGACCCCTCGCGCCCCCCGCTATCCTCGGGGTGTCTTAGGAAAATATGCCAAACTGGTCTCATCGAGTAGCCTCGGAGCGGTCACCGATCTCCCGGACTAA
- a CDS encoding DUF2973 domain-containing protein — protein sequence MLHLLYILAFTFLAFVAVGNLVRNLLAFSSESQKPRPLNNSEFSRRPQPSPHPELLDDHGRVVEEPLLVMRSIGIEDAREKLDALYKSSPSGKNNLSDDDDTPPPALI from the coding sequence ATGTTACATCTGCTTTATATTCTCGCCTTTACATTTCTGGCCTTCGTTGCCGTGGGCAATCTCGTTAGAAATCTCCTAGCCTTCAGTTCTGAGTCTCAGAAACCCCGTCCCCTAAACAATTCTGAATTCAGCCGCCGTCCTCAGCCGAGTCCTCATCCGGAACTTCTCGACGATCACGGACGGGTGGTGGAAGAACCCCTGCTCGTTATGCGCTCGATCGGCATCGAAGATGCTCGGGAAAAACTCGATGCTCTCTACAAGTCCTCACCGAGCGGCAAAAATAACCTCAGTGATGACGATGATACGCCCCCACCGGCCCTGATTTAA
- the cobU gene encoding bifunctional adenosylcobinamide kinase/adenosylcobinamide-phosphate guanylyltransferase: protein MGHLVLVTGAARSGKSEFAEWLAIQHKGIVTYIATARSNSQDPDWQARIERHRQRRPQSWQLEEVPLQLSASLERWSGPERCVLLDSLGTWVANGLEETEEDWGDRRDRWLQSARNFSGTCIVVAEETGWGVVPAYASGRLFRDRLGEVTRRLGAIADETYLIVAGRVLNLSQIAAPLPDIL, encoded by the coding sequence TTGGGACACCTAGTGTTAGTCACCGGAGCGGCCCGCTCTGGAAAAAGTGAGTTTGCCGAATGGCTAGCCATTCAGCACAAGGGTATTGTCACCTATATTGCCACTGCCCGCAGCAATTCCCAAGATCCAGATTGGCAGGCCCGCATTGAACGGCATCGTCAACGTCGCCCTCAGAGTTGGCAATTAGAGGAAGTCCCGTTACAACTCTCAGCTAGCCTGGAACGTTGGAGCGGGCCGGAGAGGTGTGTCTTACTCGATTCGTTAGGAACTTGGGTGGCCAATGGCTTGGAAGAAACAGAGGAAGACTGGGGCGATCGCCGCGATCGCTGGCTCCAAAGCGCACGGAACTTTTCGGGAACCTGTATCGTGGTAGCCGAAGAAACGGGCTGGGGTGTGGTTCCGGCCTATGCCTCCGGTCGTCTCTTTCGCGATCGCTTAGGAGAGGTCACCCGTCGCTTAGGGGCGATCGCCGATGAGACCTATCTCATTGTCGCAGGACGAGTCCTAAACCTCAGCCAAATCGCTGCACCCCTCCCAGACATTCTCTAA
- the trmD gene encoding tRNA (guanosine(37)-N1)-methyltransferase TrmD — protein sequence MRFDIVTLFPEFFQTPLQVGLMAKAIARGIAEVRCTNPRDFTQDKHRRVDDEPYGGGVGMVLKPEPIFAAVESLPVLPRREVILTTPQGEPMSQQHFKDWANHCDQLVVLCGHYEGMDERVSHLVTREVSLGDFVLTGGEIPALALVNGVVRLLPGTVGKTASLEADSFEDGLLDYPHYTRPAVFRDWPVPQVLLSGNHAKIAQWRRAQQWERTRSRRPDLLEGLKGEVGSQEDSRDPSPGPKP from the coding sequence ATGAGATTTGATATTGTTACGCTGTTTCCAGAGTTTTTTCAGACCCCGCTACAGGTTGGGTTAATGGCTAAGGCGATCGCCCGGGGAATTGCTGAGGTTCGTTGTACAAATCCTCGGGATTTTACCCAGGATAAACATCGTCGTGTGGATGATGAGCCGTATGGGGGCGGGGTGGGGATGGTGTTGAAGCCGGAACCGATTTTTGCGGCGGTGGAATCCTTGCCGGTGTTGCCCCGTCGGGAGGTGATTTTAACGACGCCTCAGGGGGAGCCGATGTCTCAACAGCATTTTAAGGATTGGGCTAACCACTGTGATCAGCTTGTGGTCTTATGCGGTCATTATGAGGGCATGGACGAGCGTGTGAGCCATTTGGTGACTCGGGAGGTATCCTTGGGGGATTTCGTGCTGACTGGGGGGGAAATTCCGGCGCTGGCCCTGGTAAATGGGGTGGTGCGTTTGTTGCCGGGAACGGTGGGGAAGACAGCGTCTTTGGAGGCGGATAGTTTTGAAGATGGTTTGTTGGACTATCCCCATTACACCCGTCCGGCGGTGTTCCGGGATTGGCCAGTTCCGCAGGTGTTGTTGTCGGGGAATCATGCCAAGATTGCTCAATGGCGGAGAGCGCAACAGTGGGAGCGGACGCGATCGCGCCGCCCAGATTTACTCGAAGGACTCAAGGGTGAGGTGGGTTCCCAAGAAGATTCAAGGGATCCGAGCCCTGGGCCAAAGCCTTAG
- a CDS encoding universal stress protein: MKPYRILAGLDHTDLAEKVFHQALAIAQDRQEPELRLIHCLNLDVHEQLGSLLDAGVGLQSRLNLDESQQSEQVKHLQQTRTWLRQLCEQAARVDVMCDYRLDRRSPGPLLTYLAQEWSADLVVVGNGKKEVWQTLILGSVSKYVIQHSPCPTLVVPSGNQKQQQFPPQADIPPTYS, from the coding sequence ATGAAACCCTATCGTATCCTCGCGGGGTTAGACCACACCGATCTAGCCGAAAAGGTATTCCATCAGGCCCTGGCCATCGCCCAAGACCGGCAGGAGCCCGAGTTACGCTTAATCCATTGCCTCAACTTAGATGTCCACGAGCAACTCGGCAGCCTCCTAGACGCGGGTGTCGGGTTACAAAGTCGCCTGAACCTCGATGAGTCACAGCAGTCAGAACAAGTCAAACACCTGCAACAAACTAGAACCTGGTTACGACAACTCTGTGAACAGGCAGCTCGGGTAGATGTAATGTGTGACTACCGCCTCGATCGCCGCAGTCCCGGACCTCTGCTGACCTATCTGGCTCAAGAGTGGTCAGCAGACTTAGTCGTGGTGGGCAATGGCAAAAAAGAGGTCTGGCAAACCCTGATTTTAGGCAGTGTCAGTAAGTACGTCATTCAACATTCCCCCTGTCCCACCCTAGTGGTCCCCAGCGGGAATCAGAAGCAACAACAGTTCCCCCCTCAAGCCGACATTCCCCCCACCTACTCCTAG
- a CDS encoding DUF2605 domain-containing protein → MSRPHLPEPSLLKKVLEPLLGDFQYWFERSRTLLETETIDFLEPKEQQDLLNRVIQAQEEVSSAKMMLDATGCQAGVDMSVLMPWHHLLTECWQISMRFRAQHSQALNVRE, encoded by the coding sequence ATGAGTCGCCCCCATCTCCCAGAGCCAAGTTTGCTCAAGAAAGTCCTCGAACCCTTGCTCGGGGACTTCCAGTACTGGTTTGAACGCTCTCGAACACTTCTGGAAACTGAAACCATTGACTTCCTAGAGCCCAAAGAACAGCAGGATCTCCTGAATCGTGTCATTCAGGCTCAAGAAGAGGTCAGTTCAGCCAAGATGATGCTCGATGCGACCGGTTGCCAAGCTGGGGTAGATATGTCAGTGCTCATGCCCTGGCATCACTTACTCACGGAATGTTGGCAGATTTCGATGCGATTCCGGGCCCAGCATTCTCAGGCACTGAACGTGAGAGAATAG
- a CDS encoding GAF domain-containing protein, giving the protein MDDLEPTKEQLIQELKAVRHEFEEARLENEANKVQTELLRTVLACGEHSSPSLLLRALAQQILRSANRLTSVSDSSFFLLNETGTVIESVLARGAIIRQDRDSLVGKVLNRGLAGWVYQQQQIGIITDTRLDERWLQLPGEPYQVRSVLCVPVLRKTSVLGIITLMHPEPGHFRAQMAELMEVVAGRIALVLDVLHCLTPQRVLPSPPPPPTLRISSSPPNSPFSPGRSPNSPPPPSGSPRPSPTSPATSPPSPSSHLSGQNGTRPTPAPQHQPSAPLSRLHQLGLYIIVWDGKFIYANPRMAKIFGYKTQELAALKSMFSLVSDDHYDRVSEQVYKCVRGQTSCVSCIFKGKRKNGKSVLVEIYGVRTRFYGKPVLVGALRKIRM; this is encoded by the coding sequence ATGGACGATCTCGAACCGACAAAAGAGCAACTGATTCAAGAACTCAAGGCGGTTCGCCACGAGTTTGAAGAAGCTCGGCTGGAAAACGAAGCTAATAAGGTTCAGACAGAATTATTACGAACTGTCCTCGCTTGCGGCGAACATTCCTCCCCGAGCCTCCTATTACGGGCATTAGCACAACAGATTTTACGCAGCGCCAATCGCTTAACCTCCGTCTCCGATAGTAGTTTCTTTCTCCTCAATGAGACAGGGACGGTTATTGAGTCGGTTCTGGCCCGAGGTGCAATCATCCGCCAAGACCGAGACTCCCTCGTGGGAAAGGTCTTAAATCGGGGGTTAGCCGGCTGGGTCTACCAACAGCAACAAATCGGGATTATCACGGATACCCGCCTTGATGAGCGCTGGTTACAACTTCCAGGGGAACCCTACCAGGTCCGTTCAGTACTCTGTGTGCCGGTACTGCGTAAAACCTCAGTCTTGGGCATTATCACCCTCATGCACCCGGAACCGGGTCATTTTCGCGCTCAGATGGCAGAGTTAATGGAGGTGGTGGCCGGTCGTATTGCCTTGGTGTTAGATGTGCTGCATTGTTTGACCCCCCAACGGGTCTTACCCTCTCCACCACCCCCCCCCACCCTGCGCATTTCCTCAAGTCCTCCTAACTCCCCCTTCTCTCCTGGGCGATCGCCCAATAGCCCCCCACCCCCCTCCGGTTCCCCACGTCCCTCCCCAACCTCTCCGGCCACTTCTCCTCCTTCCCCCTCTTCCCATCTCTCCGGTCAAAATGGCACTCGCCCCACTCCTGCACCGCAGCATCAGCCGTCAGCCCCCTTAAGTCGCTTACATCAGTTGGGGCTATATATCATTGTTTGGGATGGTAAATTTATTTATGCGAATCCGAGGATGGCGAAAATTTTTGGCTATAAGACACAGGAACTCGCAGCACTCAAAAGTATGTTTTCTCTGGTGAGTGATGACCATTATGACCGGGTCTCAGAACAGGTTTATAAATGTGTACGGGGTCAAACAAGCTGTGTTTCTTGTATTTTTAAGGGAAAGCGCAAAAATGGTAAATCAGTTTTAGTGGAAATTTACGGAGTTCGGACTCGCTTTTATGGAAAACCCGTATTAGTGGGAGCATTAAGAAAAATAAGGATGTAA
- a CDS encoding ribonuclease Z → MEIVFLGTSSGVPTRSRNVSSLAVRLKQRGEIWLFDCGEGTQHQLLQSDLKVGRIRRIFITHMHGDHVFGLMGLLASIGLAGAPDRIDLYGPPQLETYLDACARYSHTHLHYPITVHKHKPGVIYEDEDYRVLCDRLDHRIPAYGYRVEERDRPGRFDVAKAQALGIPPGPVYGQLKLGQQVTLDDGRVIHGQDLCGDPQPGRKVVYCTDTIYCDNAVRLSEGADVLIHEATFSHRDATLAQQRLHSTSTMAAQVALAAGVKHLFMTHFSPRYAPGNDLDLRDLLSEARAIFPHTDLAYDFLTYEVPKPSNAMAVSSSNEGSRSR, encoded by the coding sequence GTGGAAATCGTTTTTTTAGGAACCAGTTCAGGTGTCCCTACGCGATCGCGAAATGTGTCAAGTCTGGCCGTGCGCCTGAAACAACGAGGTGAGATTTGGTTATTTGACTGTGGAGAAGGGACACAACATCAACTCCTTCAGAGTGATCTGAAGGTGGGGCGAATTCGCCGTATTTTTATTACCCACATGCATGGGGATCATGTGTTTGGCTTGATGGGACTCCTGGCAAGCATCGGTTTAGCGGGAGCGCCCGATCGCATTGATTTGTATGGTCCCCCACAACTCGAAACCTATCTCGATGCTTGTGCGCGCTATTCCCACACCCATTTGCATTATCCGATTACGGTGCATAAGCATAAGCCTGGGGTCATTTATGAGGATGAGGACTATCGGGTGCTGTGCGATCGCCTCGATCACCGGATTCCAGCCTATGGCTACCGGGTGGAGGAGCGCGATCGCCCGGGACGTTTTGACGTGGCGAAAGCCCAGGCCCTGGGCATTCCCCCGGGTCCCGTTTATGGTCAACTCAAACTAGGACAACAGGTGACGTTGGACGATGGACGGGTGATTCATGGTCAGGATCTATGTGGGGATCCCCAACCGGGACGGAAAGTGGTCTATTGCACGGATACCATTTATTGTGACAATGCGGTGCGATTGTCTGAGGGAGCCGATGTACTGATTCATGAGGCGACCTTCTCGCACCGAGATGCCACGTTGGCTCAACAGCGGTTACATTCAACGTCAACGATGGCTGCACAGGTCGCCCTCGCGGCTGGGGTCAAACACCTGTTTATGACGCACTTTAGTCCCCGATATGCCCCGGGAAATGATCTGGATTTGAGGGATTTGTTAAGTGAGGCGCGGGCCATCTTCCCACACACTGACCTAGCCTATGACTTTTTGACCTATGAAGTCCCCAAGCCATCAAATGCTATGGCGGTTTCTAGCTCAAACGAGGGCTCTAGGAGCCGTTAG
- a CDS encoding creatininase family protein, translated as MHNFIPPERFFAYLTWTEIEQLPNKANTVLIQPVGAIEQHGPHLPLLVDSAIGLGVLGEALTRLNPHIPAYALPPLHYGKSNEHRHFPGTISLSATTVLNTLMEIGESLYRAGFRKLILMNSHGGQPQVMEIAATDLHARYEDFWLFPIFTWRVTQEHKSLMSDKEVQLALHAGDAETSLMLALLPEQVRMRQAVREYPPEQPGRLGAKGALTFSWLTHNLSSSGVVGDATAASQEKGEAILDLLARGWCELLEEVYHFQSC; from the coding sequence ATGCACAATTTTATTCCCCCAGAACGTTTTTTTGCCTACCTAACCTGGACAGAGATTGAGCAACTCCCGAATAAGGCGAACACAGTACTAATCCAACCCGTTGGGGCGATCGAACAACATGGTCCTCATCTCCCCCTCCTTGTTGATAGTGCCATTGGTTTAGGCGTCTTGGGAGAAGCCCTGACTCGCCTAAATCCCCACATCCCCGCCTACGCCTTGCCTCCCCTACACTACGGAAAATCTAATGAACACCGCCATTTTCCTGGAACCATTAGTCTCTCCGCTACCACAGTCCTCAATACCTTGATGGAGATTGGCGAGAGTCTGTACAGGGCCGGCTTTCGCAAACTAATTCTCATGAACTCCCATGGAGGACAGCCGCAAGTCATGGAAATTGCAGCCACAGACTTACACGCCCGCTATGAAGATTTCTGGCTCTTTCCCATTTTTACCTGGCGCGTGACTCAGGAACATAAATCCCTGATGAGCGACAAAGAGGTTCAACTGGCCCTGCACGCCGGCGACGCAGAAACCAGTTTAATGCTGGCCCTACTCCCAGAACAGGTGCGGATGAGGCAAGCGGTCAGGGAGTATCCCCCAGAACAGCCGGGGCGTTTGGGAGCTAAAGGGGCGCTAACCTTTTCCTGGCTAACCCACAATCTCAGTAGCAGTGGCGTAGTGGGGGATGCTACAGCGGCGAGTCAGGAGAAAGGGGAGGCCATCTTAGATTTACTGGCCAGAGGCTGGTGTGAGTTACTCGAAGAGGTCTATCACTTCCAAAGTTGCTAG
- a CDS encoding ABC transporter permease, with protein sequence MDYIQLDLIDLAIALGMAAIAIAIAAWQQLGLTLQLSLATARTTLQLLMLGVILQVVFTWRHPILLLGVLLVMLSLAAVVARNRIPRKLPRLLPLVWVAIGVSTACTLVYVNTLVLRQPAVWSNPQYLIPLGGMMMGNAMNAAAIAGERLVSLVQNHPLEIETHLSLGATPQDALANYRQQAIRAGTVSILNSMMVVGLVTLPGIVTGQLLSGANPIDAAAYQMLIMFAIVLTDFIATTVLVSGLGRCFFNEADQLQIF encoded by the coding sequence ATGGACTATATTCAACTCGATTTAATTGACCTCGCTATTGCTCTTGGGATGGCGGCTATTGCCATTGCCATTGCCGCCTGGCAACAGTTGGGCCTAACCTTACAGTTATCGTTAGCAACCGCCCGCACGACCCTGCAACTCTTAATGCTGGGGGTGATTCTTCAGGTTGTCTTTACCTGGCGACATCCGATACTCCTGCTGGGGGTATTGCTGGTGATGTTGAGCTTGGCGGCAGTGGTGGCTCGTAATCGCATTCCCCGTAAACTGCCACGACTGTTGCCTTTGGTTTGGGTGGCGATCGGTGTTAGTACGGCCTGCACTCTAGTTTATGTTAATACGTTGGTTCTGCGTCAGCCGGCAGTTTGGTCAAATCCTCAATATCTCATTCCCTTAGGGGGCATGATGATGGGCAATGCGATGAATGCGGCGGCCATCGCCGGGGAACGGTTGGTGAGTTTGGTGCAAAATCACCCCCTGGAGATTGAGACTCACCTCAGTCTTGGGGCAACTCCCCAGGACGCTCTGGCAAACTATCGCCAGCAGGCAATCCGTGCCGGAACTGTCAGCATTCTCAATTCGATGATGGTGGTGGGATTGGTGACGCTACCGGGGATTGTGACGGGTCAATTGTTAAGTGGAGCTAATCCCATTGATGCGGCTGCCTATCAGATGCTGATTATGTTTGCGATCGTCCTGACGGACTTTATCGCTACAACGGTCTTGGTGAGCGGCTTGGGGCGATGTTTTTTTAATGAAGCCGACCAGTTACAGATCTTTTAA
- a CDS encoding cyanophycinase has product MIQTDAQSLEPTMSHSPQTAILVIGGAEDKVHGREILQTFFNRSGGRDAQIAIIPSASREPAAIGNRYRDIFEDMGAKAVRILDIRERYQGEDPIWQNDLEDCTGVFMTGGDQLRLCSLLADTPLMEKILLQVQRGEIVLAGTSAGAAVMGYHMIAGGGSGESPNRSLVDMTTGLGILPQVIVDQHFHNRNRMARLISAISANPDRIGVGIDEDTCALFEGDGLIQVLGKGTVTIIDPGEVDYTNEPYVDAINPLSIFNLRVHVLTYGDRYHIPTRSLHVPEQRLSA; this is encoded by the coding sequence ATGATCCAAACAGATGCTCAATCTCTCGAACCGACGATGTCCCATTCCCCTCAAACAGCGATTTTGGTAATCGGCGGCGCGGAAGATAAAGTTCACGGGCGCGAAATCCTGCAAACCTTCTTTAACCGTTCAGGAGGTCGGGATGCCCAAATTGCTATCATTCCTTCAGCCTCACGGGAACCGGCGGCGATCGGTAACCGCTATCGCGATATCTTTGAAGACATGGGAGCCAAGGCGGTTCGCATCTTAGATATCCGAGAACGCTATCAGGGAGAAGACCCCATTTGGCAAAACGACCTGGAAGACTGTACCGGCGTTTTCATGACTGGAGGCGACCAACTTCGCCTCTGTTCCCTATTAGCAGATACCCCCCTAATGGAGAAAATCCTCCTGCAAGTGCAACGGGGAGAAATTGTCTTAGCCGGAACCAGCGCCGGTGCCGCCGTGATGGGATATCACATGATTGCTGGGGGAGGGAGTGGTGAATCCCCCAATCGATCCCTAGTGGATATGACCACTGGCCTCGGTATCTTGCCCCAGGTCATTGTTGATCAGCACTTCCACAACCGCAACCGCATGGCCCGACTGATCAGCGCCATTTCCGCCAATCCCGATCGCATCGGGGTTGGCATTGATGAAGATACCTGTGCCCTCTTTGAAGGAGACGGCTTGATCCAAGTCTTGGGCAAAGGAACCGTGACCATCATTGACCCCGGTGAAGTCGACTACACCAACGAACCCTACGTCGATGCCATCAACCCCCTAAGCATCTTCAACTTACGAGTTCACGTCCTCACCTACGGCGATCGCTATCACATTCCCACCCGTAGCCTCCATGTCCCTGAACAACGCCTGAGCGCCTAA